Proteins encoded by one window of Planktothrix tepida PCC 9214:
- a CDS encoding amino acid ABC transporter substrate-binding protein, with protein MNKKLAVSLLTLLFTVNFPLLGWAETVLEKVNRTGVLTAGVRTDAVPFGYTDKNNALQGYSVDLIKLIQQRLEKQLNKPIKLDLKTVTLKNRFTQIETGQLDIVCEATSITPEREETVDFSIPYFTSGIQLLVREADAERLDPTKASETQLETIQENNITVGFLLGTTTDDEFRPIYPEAKWQVVGSRADGIRRLRSEEIDLIASDGILLLGELWEQGEDFKAFRLVPEQPLTFENYGCILPQNSAQWGTLVNQTITSQENTQLWNQWFDPKTGRFPYQRFQSKAKP; from the coding sequence ATGAACAAAAAACTGGCTGTTTCTCTCTTGACTCTTCTGTTTACCGTTAATTTTCCCTTATTAGGTTGGGCCGAAACCGTGTTAGAAAAAGTAAACCGGACAGGGGTGCTGACCGCAGGGGTGAGGACGGATGCGGTTCCCTTTGGTTATACGGACAAAAATAACGCCTTACAAGGGTATTCTGTTGATTTAATTAAATTGATTCAACAGCGTTTAGAAAAACAATTGAATAAACCGATTAAATTAGACTTAAAAACCGTCACCTTAAAAAATCGATTTACTCAAATAGAAACAGGTCAATTAGATATTGTCTGTGAAGCCACCAGTATTACACCAGAACGAGAAGAAACCGTTGATTTTTCCATTCCCTATTTTACCAGTGGAATTCAACTGTTAGTCCGAGAAGCGGATGCAGAACGTTTAGATCCCACAAAAGCCTCAGAAACTCAATTAGAAACTATCCAAGAAAATAATATCACCGTTGGATTCTTACTGGGAACCACAACAGATGATGAATTCCGTCCGATTTATCCTGAAGCAAAATGGCAAGTTGTTGGTAGTCGTGCGGATGGAATTCGGCGGTTAAGATCAGAAGAAATTGATTTAATTGCGAGTGATGGAATTCTATTATTAGGTGAATTATGGGAACAAGGGGAAGACTTTAAAGCGTTTCGTTTAGTACCTGAACAACCTTTAACCTTTGAAAATTACGGCTGTATTTTACCTCAAAATAGTGCTCAATGGGGAACCTTGGTGAACCAAACTATTACCTCTCAAGAAAATACTCAACTCTGGAATCAATGGTTTGATCCTAAAACAGGGCGTTTTCCTTACCAACGTTTTCAAAGTAAAGCCAAACCTTAA
- a CDS encoding DUF3082 domain-containing protein: protein MTEPTSKTPQTTSQTDTINLFRCITNGLMYGGVALVFYKLTHIIAEKFANKPIQSENFTVIQISTAVRTLVVGLFTMGTVLFSFLSVGVMLLAIYVSIQRLIKPNVPSSNG, encoded by the coding sequence ATGACTGAACCTACTTCTAAAACACCTCAAACGACCTCACAAACAGATACTATTAATTTATTCCGTTGTATTACGAATGGGTTAATGTATGGGGGAGTTGCCTTAGTCTTTTATAAATTAACCCATATTATCGCTGAAAAATTCGCTAACAAACCCATTCAATCCGAGAATTTTACGGTGATTCAAATATCAACAGCAGTTCGTACCCTGGTTGTAGGTTTATTCACAATGGGAACGGTTTTATTTAGTTTCCTATCGGTAGGAGTAATGCTATTAGCAATATACGTTAGTATTCAACGGTTAATAAAACCGAATGTTCCGTCCTCTAATGGTTAA
- the ispE gene encoding 4-(cytidine 5'-diphospho)-2-C-methyl-D-erythritol kinase, protein MRSYSLIAPAKINLYLEIIGDRPDGYHELAMVLQSISLADQIDIQSIGIDTISVRCAHAEVPNDQTNLAYRAAALLAQQFPDAMAQFGGVEINIKKNIPIAAGLAGGSTDAAAVLVGLDLMWQLGLTQSELEELAAQIGSDVPFCIQGGTALATGRGEALSPLTNLDHLYVVLAKYRNLGISTVWAYKTYRQQFNDTYISAAQDLQTRQQRVHSGPMVSAIMHRDGAEIGKLLHNDLEKVALPEYPQVLQLREAFEAQGVLGTMMSGSGPTVFALTESEAEALRVLEAVKTQIANPELEFWTAKFISTGIRLAHS, encoded by the coding sequence ATGCGTTCCTATTCTTTAATTGCTCCGGCAAAAATTAACCTCTACTTAGAAATTATAGGCGATCGCCCCGATGGATATCATGAATTGGCGATGGTACTCCAAAGTATTAGTTTAGCCGATCAAATTGACATTCAATCGATTGGAATTGATACCATTAGTGTGCGCTGTGCTCATGCAGAAGTTCCCAATGATCAAACCAATTTAGCTTATCGGGCGGCGGCATTATTAGCCCAACAATTCCCCGATGCTATGGCACAATTTGGGGGAGTGGAAATTAATATCAAAAAAAATATTCCTATAGCCGCAGGTTTAGCCGGAGGTTCAACAGATGCAGCGGCAGTTTTAGTCGGTTTAGATTTAATGTGGCAATTAGGTTTAACTCAAAGTGAATTAGAAGAATTAGCGGCTCAAATTGGTTCCGATGTTCCCTTTTGTATTCAAGGCGGAACTGCTTTAGCAACGGGACGAGGTGAAGCCCTTTCTCCCCTCACAAATTTAGATCATTTGTATGTGGTTTTAGCTAAATATCGGAACTTGGGAATTTCGACAGTTTGGGCTTATAAAACCTATCGTCAACAGTTTAACGATACCTACATTTCAGCAGCCCAGGATTTACAAACTCGCCAACAACGGGTTCATTCTGGGCCGATGGTTTCTGCAATTATGCACCGAGATGGGGCAGAAATTGGTAAATTACTGCACAATGATTTAGAGAAAGTCGCCTTACCCGAATATCCCCAAGTCTTACAACTTCGAGAAGCTTTTGAGGCTCAAGGTGTTCTGGGAACCATGATGTCCGGTTCCGGGCCAACGGTGTTTGCCTTAACAGAATCTGAAGCCGAAGCTTTACGGGTTTTAGAAGCTGTAAAAACCCAAATCGCTAACCCAGAATTAGAGTTTTGGACAGCAAAATTTATTTCTACTGGTATTCGTTTAGCACACTCATAA
- the rsmA gene encoding 16S rRNA (adenine(1518)-N(6)/adenine(1519)-N(6))-dimethyltransferase RsmA, translating to MRSPQPRKQFAQHWLRSEKALSKIVKSALLSPSDRLLEIGPGTGILTTQLLSVAQSVVAVEIDTDLCKNLVKRFGDLDNFLLLQGDILTLDIKGQLQDFPNFQNLNKVVANIPYNITGPIVEQLLGTIAEPNPNPYELIVLLVQKEVAQRITAHAGSKTFGALSVRVQYLADCDYICDVPAKAFYPPPKVDSAVIRLRPRPIEHPASNPSYLETLLKLGFSSKRKMLRNNLQSVVSRDQLTQLLEQLEINPQVRAEDLSVEQWVNLANLLETTELVTDI from the coding sequence ATGCGATCGCCCCAACCTCGAAAACAATTTGCTCAACATTGGTTACGCAGCGAAAAAGCGTTAAGTAAAATTGTTAAATCTGCATTATTATCTCCTTCAGATCGGTTATTAGAAATCGGCCCTGGAACCGGAATTCTAACCACTCAATTGCTATCGGTGGCTCAATCTGTCGTCGCGGTCGAAATTGATACGGATTTATGCAAAAATCTGGTTAAAAGATTTGGAGATCTGGATAATTTTTTATTGCTACAAGGAGATATTTTAACCCTAGATATTAAGGGGCAATTACAGGATTTTCCCAATTTCCAAAATCTTAATAAAGTTGTTGCTAATATTCCCTATAATATTACCGGGCCAATTGTTGAACAATTATTAGGAACCATTGCGGAACCAAACCCCAACCCCTATGAATTAATTGTCCTGTTAGTTCAAAAAGAAGTCGCCCAACGCATCACCGCCCATGCAGGGTCTAAAACCTTTGGAGCGTTGTCTGTGCGAGTCCAATATCTCGCCGACTGCGATTATATCTGTGATGTCCCCGCAAAAGCCTTTTATCCCCCGCCAAAAGTGGATTCTGCGGTGATTCGTTTGCGTCCCCGTCCCATCGAACATCCCGCCTCTAACCCGTCCTATCTGGAAACCTTACTAAAATTAGGCTTCTCCAGCAAACGCAAAATGTTAAGAAATAATTTACAAAGTGTGGTCAGTCGAGATCAATTAACCCAATTACTGGAACAATTAGAGATTAACCCCCAAGTTCGCGCCGAAGACCTCAGCGTTGAACAATGGGTAAATTTGGCTAATCTTCTGGAAACAACGGAATTAGTAACAGATATATAG
- a CDS encoding nuclear transport factor 2 family protein: protein MTDEQLVLTINKAFYRAFEKQDLEAMSTIWSKGTASVCIHPGRKAVKGWEAIRASWEQIFKATQYLEIETEVISTEINGDIAYVILTENVMQIVGRRRLQATSMATNIYTRMANKWYLIHHHGSPII, encoded by the coding sequence ATGACGGATGAACAACTTGTATTAACGATCAATAAAGCGTTTTATCGAGCTTTTGAAAAACAGGATTTAGAAGCAATGAGTACCATTTGGTCAAAGGGAACTGCTTCGGTTTGCATTCACCCTGGACGGAAAGCGGTGAAAGGATGGGAAGCAATTCGAGCTTCCTGGGAGCAAATTTTTAAAGCCACTCAATATTTGGAAATTGAAACTGAGGTTATCTCAACGGAAATTAATGGAGATATTGCTTATGTTATTTTAACAGAAAATGTGATGCAAATTGTCGGTCGCCGTCGCCTGCAAGCAACATCAATGGCAACGAATATTTATACTCGGATGGCGAATAAATGGTATTTAATTCATCATCATGGTAGTCCCATTATTTAA
- a CDS encoding tetratricopeptide repeat protein: MSNRTQLLVSRVLVAVIAMTTPQIAQATEIVAQANPQANKQLNDLLEQGRKLVDAGDLENAITIYTQAVSLDPRNAKIYSGIAYLEALRGNFQVAAQYYQNALILEPNNADFQYGLGFSLANLQQYDAAADAYRRATMLKRDNIQAHQGLAATLFRKGDYKGAIQAYQTIITLDPRNWQAYSSMGMAFLKQENVMKALEVLQQAAMIAPNEASIQIKLGAALLKYGDRNGGVAAFERAAQLAPRDGDVQFQIGEIFKAEENWEAASQAYQRALALKPTLMEANAALGELQLAQQDYVGAIISYRRVIENNPNDASAHFNMGLALKGRGSREQQAIASFQKALELYQQQGNPEGVKKTQAALQQLQPKKK; the protein is encoded by the coding sequence GTGTCAAATCGAACTCAATTGTTAGTTAGTCGTGTTTTAGTGGCTGTGATTGCCATGACCACACCACAAATTGCTCAAGCTACGGAAATTGTAGCTCAAGCCAACCCCCAAGCCAACAAACAGCTTAATGATTTGTTAGAACAGGGCCGAAAGTTGGTGGATGCTGGAGATCTGGAAAATGCCATTACCATCTATACCCAAGCGGTTTCTTTAGATCCTAGAAACGCTAAAATTTATTCCGGGATTGCCTATTTAGAAGCGTTACGCGGTAACTTCCAAGTTGCGGCTCAATATTATCAAAATGCCTTAATCCTAGAACCGAATAATGCAGATTTTCAGTATGGTTTAGGGTTTAGTTTAGCCAATTTACAACAATATGATGCGGCGGCGGATGCCTATCGTCGAGCGACAATGCTCAAACGCGATAATATTCAAGCCCATCAAGGATTAGCAGCAACGTTATTCCGTAAAGGAGACTATAAGGGGGCGATTCAAGCTTATCAAACGATTATTACTCTTGATCCTCGCAATTGGCAAGCCTATTCTTCAATGGGAATGGCATTTCTGAAGCAAGAAAACGTGATGAAAGCCTTAGAAGTGCTGCAACAAGCGGCGATGATAGCACCCAATGAAGCGAGTATTCAAATTAAATTAGGGGCGGCTTTACTTAAATATGGCGATCGCAATGGGGGTGTTGCCGCCTTTGAACGTGCCGCCCAACTCGCTCCCCGTGATGGCGATGTGCAATTCCAAATTGGTGAAATTTTTAAAGCTGAGGAAAACTGGGAAGCCGCCAGCCAAGCTTATCAACGGGCTTTAGCGTTAAAACCAACTTTGATGGAAGCGAATGCAGCCCTTGGAGAATTGCAACTCGCACAACAAGATTATGTCGGGGCAATTATTAGTTATCGTCGGGTGATTGAAAATAATCCCAATGATGCCTCTGCCCATTTTAATATGGGATTGGCACTGAAAGGACGAGGCAGTCGGGAGCAACAAGCGATCGCTTCTTTTCAAAAAGCCTTAGAACTTTATCAGCAACAAGGCAATCCCGAAGGCGTCAAGAAAACCCAAGCTGCTTTACAGCAATTACAACCGAAGAAAAAGTAA
- a CDS encoding DUF433 domain-containing protein gives MQLEDYFDFQRPDDIRVKGTRIGIETILYDFIHRARTPEQIAQTYPSLNLEQVYATILYYLHNKEAVSNYIADWLEWSHQQLKAQQLNPSPSAIRLRKLRAEREAIEKG, from the coding sequence ATGCAACTGGAAGATTATTTTGACTTTCAACGACCTGATGATATTCGAGTCAAAGGAACGCGAATCGGAATTGAAACCATCCTATATGATTTCATTCATCGTGCTCGTACTCCCGAACAAATTGCTCAAACTTATCCATCTCTTAACTTAGAACAAGTTTATGCGACTATCCTTTATTATCTACACAATAAAGAAGCCGTTAGTAACTACATTGCAGATTGGTTGGAGTGGAGCCACCAGCAACTAAAAGCACAACAACTTAATCCATCCCCTTCTGCTATTCGCTTGAGAAAACTAAGAGCCGAAAGAGAGGCTATCGAGAAAGGATAA
- a CDS encoding DUF5615 family PIN-like protein: MPLKYLLDENVDPIYKIGLSKIESDLIVWAVGEPYSPPRGTLDPEILLWCEEYNFILVTNNRKSMPVHLLDHINEGRHIPGIFILNVKLTVGQNINELIFLAQVSFEGEYQDQIIHLPHSYVLGVQ, from the coding sequence ATGCCTTTAAAATATTTGCTGGATGAAAATGTAGATCCGATCTACAAAATAGGATTAAGTAAAATTGAGTCAGATTTAATCGTTTGGGCTGTGGGTGAACCTTACTCTCCCCCTAGAGGTACTTTAGATCCAGAAATTTTACTTTGGTGCGAGGAGTATAATTTTATATTGGTGACGAATAACCGTAAATCTATGCCTGTCCACTTGCTCGATCACATCAACGAAGGTCGTCATATACCAGGCATTTTTATTCTCAATGTTAAGTTAACTGTGGGGCAAAATATTAATGAGTTGATTTTCTTAGCACAGGTATCTTTTGAAGGTGAATATCAAGACCAAATTATTCATTTGCCCCATAGTTATGTTTTAGGAGTGCAATAA
- a CDS encoding L,D-transpeptidase has product MTARVNTQFLSQSFIATGISLATLFLLGQPIKAQTSVSPETVSSSSSTVVPILPAQNLNPDVPPLDDPGLFLPSLEQPRRLVLRLGQRRVYLYQGEQVVVSYPVAVGKEGWETPTGNFKVMQKIENPVWQDPWTGEVRSPGPNSALGLRWIGFWTDGKDVIGFHGTPTINSIGQAASHGCVRMRNEDVVALFEQVEVGTPVIVEP; this is encoded by the coding sequence ATGACCGCCAGAGTCAACACTCAATTTTTATCTCAATCTTTTATCGCTACTGGTATTAGCCTAGCCACTTTATTCTTATTAGGACAACCTATAAAAGCGCAAACTTCGGTTTCACCGGAAACGGTCAGTTCTTCATCTTCTACGGTTGTTCCTATCCTTCCCGCTCAAAACCTCAACCCGGATGTTCCCCCCTTAGATGACCCCGGTTTATTTTTACCATCCTTAGAGCAGCCAAGACGTCTGGTTCTACGGTTGGGTCAACGTCGGGTTTATCTCTATCAAGGAGAACAAGTTGTTGTTAGTTATCCCGTTGCTGTGGGTAAAGAAGGATGGGAAACGCCGACGGGGAATTTTAAAGTGATGCAAAAAATTGAAAATCCCGTTTGGCAAGACCCCTGGACGGGAGAAGTTCGTTCTCCAGGCCCTAATAGTGCGTTAGGATTACGTTGGATTGGGTTCTGGACAGATGGAAAAGATGTGATTGGGTTTCATGGAACCCCTACAATCAATTCAATTGGACAAGCCGCCTCCCATGGCTGTGTCAGGATGCGGAATGAGGATGTTGTAGCTTTATTTGAACAGGTGGAAGTCGGAACTCCGGTTATTGTTGAACCTTAA